The following proteins come from a genomic window of Nostoc sp. TCL26-01:
- the ntrB gene encoding nitrate ABC transporter permease produces MAAILGSRTLRKNSRNKLNKLIFKKIIPPLVALAIFLVIWQLLCLNPGFKLPGPIETISETWDPFIIQPFFDNGESDKGLGWQLLSSLGRVGLGFSLAAIAGIVLGILIGVNQLVYNAVDPIFQVLRTVPPLAWLPISLAAFQQANPSAIFVIFITSIWPILINTTVGVQQIPQDYINVAKVLRLKGPKYFFKIVFPATVPYIFTGLRIGIGLSWLAIVAAEMLVGGVGIGSFIWDAYNTTTETNLSEIILALIYVGLVGLFLDRLVGFVASKVVAEQK; encoded by the coding sequence ATGGCAGCAATACTAGGAAGTCGCACCTTGAGAAAAAATTCTCGCAATAAACTCAATAAATTAATCTTCAAGAAAATCATTCCACCACTAGTAGCCCTAGCAATTTTCCTAGTAATTTGGCAACTCCTGTGCTTAAACCCCGGCTTTAAATTACCCGGCCCCATAGAAACCATTTCCGAAACTTGGGACCCCTTTATTATCCAACCATTTTTTGATAATGGCGAAAGTGATAAAGGCTTAGGGTGGCAGCTACTCAGCAGTTTAGGACGAGTTGGTTTAGGTTTTTCATTGGCAGCGATCGCCGGCATTGTCTTAGGCATTTTAATCGGAGTTAACCAATTAGTCTACAACGCAGTAGATCCCATCTTTCAAGTATTACGCACTGTACCACCCCTAGCATGGCTACCAATTTCCTTGGCAGCATTTCAACAAGCAAATCCTTCAGCAATTTTCGTCATCTTCATCACATCAATTTGGCCAATTTTAATTAACACCACAGTCGGTGTACAACAAATTCCCCAAGACTACATCAACGTAGCTAAAGTTTTACGTCTCAAAGGGCCAAAATACTTCTTTAAAATTGTCTTCCCAGCCACCGTTCCTTACATATTTACAGGCTTAAGAATCGGCATCGGTTTATCTTGGTTAGCAATTGTTGCCGCCGAAATGTTAGTCGGTGGCGTAGGGATTGGCTCATTTATTTGGGATGCCTACAACACCACAACAGAAACCAACTTAAGCGAAATCATCTTAGCCCTAATTTATGTTGGCTTAGTCGGCTTATTCCTAGATAGATTAGTTGGCTTCGTCGCCAGCAAAGTTGTAGCAGAACAAAAGTAG
- a CDS encoding nitrate ABC transporter ATP-binding protein (This model describes the ATP binding subunits of ATP-binding cassette (ABC) transporters for nitrate transport, or for bicarbonate transport, in bacteria and archaea.), translating to MPTFVEVDHVDRIFDLPNGGRYIALKNIELKIKQGEFVSLIGHSGCGKSTLLNIIAGLDRASIGGVTLEGREIREPSPDRMVVFQNYSLLPWLTVRENVALAVDEVYQGKPKGQRRAIIEEHIDMVGLRLAANKRPSELSGGMKQRVAIARALATRPKLLLLDEPFGALDALTRGSLQEQLMKICNEHQITCVMVTHDVDEALLLSDRVVMLTNGPEAHIGQILEVPIPRPRQRLEVVKHPSYYNLRNEIIYFLNQQKLAKKRQSQQASAVATSKTVLEIGFMPLTDAAPLIVAQEKGFFAKYGLDHIVLNRANNWQEIAQGVVSGRLDAAQMVAGMPLALTLGVGGNQPTPIVNALNISRNANAITFSKRLYSQGVRTLADLKAAINNSPDQILTFGVVHPTSMQNLVLRYWLAAGGIDPDRDVNLTVIPPTQMVAQLQAGNIDGYCAGEPWNYQAVHQDVGFVAATALEIWSGQPKKVLGVREEWAQQYPDTYLSLVKALLEACKYCDDLRNREEILELLCRREYLDTNPAFVRPGFTDPYDRGDGSAPQQLTAYNQFYLNKTNYPNRTELLWMVTQLARWGLTPFPKNWVDVVDRVCRADIFGAAARDLGLLDIGEDDPIHLFDGKVFNPSEPIEYLKSLEIKRQIRVEEIFI from the coding sequence ATGCCTACATTTGTTGAAGTTGATCACGTTGACCGGATATTTGACCTACCGAATGGTGGCAGATATATTGCGCTGAAAAATATTGAATTAAAAATCAAGCAAGGGGAATTTGTTTCTCTAATTGGTCACTCTGGCTGTGGCAAATCTACCTTACTGAATATTATTGCTGGTTTGGATAGAGCCAGTATCGGTGGTGTAACTTTAGAAGGACGGGAAATTAGAGAACCCAGTCCAGATCGCATGGTGGTTTTTCAAAACTACTCATTGCTTCCTTGGTTAACAGTCCGGGAAAACGTCGCCTTAGCTGTGGATGAAGTTTATCAAGGCAAACCCAAAGGTCAGCGTCGAGCGATTATTGAAGAACATATCGATATGGTGGGACTGCGCCTAGCTGCTAACAAACGTCCCAGTGAATTATCTGGGGGGATGAAACAACGAGTGGCGATCGCTCGTGCTTTAGCCACCCGTCCTAAGTTATTGTTGTTAGATGAACCCTTTGGGGCTTTGGATGCCTTGACACGGGGGAGTTTGCAAGAACAATTGATGAAAATTTGCAATGAACATCAAATCACTTGCGTGATGGTGACACATGACGTGGATGAAGCGTTATTATTGAGCGATCGCGTTGTCATGCTCACCAACGGGCCAGAAGCCCACATTGGACAAATTCTGGAAGTCCCCATCCCCCGTCCCCGTCAGCGTTTGGAAGTCGTTAAACATCCCAGTTACTACAATCTGCGGAATGAAATTATCTACTTCCTCAACCAACAAAAACTAGCGAAGAAACGCCAGTCTCAGCAAGCCTCCGCCGTAGCCACATCAAAAACAGTCCTAGAAATAGGCTTTATGCCTCTGACTGATGCAGCACCTTTAATTGTCGCTCAAGAAAAAGGCTTCTTTGCCAAATACGGGTTAGATCATATTGTCCTCAACCGAGCAAACAACTGGCAAGAAATCGCTCAAGGTGTCGTATCTGGCAGATTAGACGCAGCCCAAATGGTTGCAGGAATGCCCTTAGCTTTAACTTTGGGTGTTGGTGGTAATCAGCCAACGCCGATTGTCAACGCCTTAAATATTTCTCGCAACGCCAACGCCATCACCTTTAGCAAAAGATTATATAGCCAAGGTGTGAGAACCCTAGCTGACTTGAAAGCGGCAATTAACAACTCACCCGATCAAATCCTCACCTTTGGTGTAGTTCATCCCACATCCATGCAGAACTTAGTTTTGCGTTACTGGTTAGCGGCTGGTGGTATCGATCCCGATAGAGATGTGAATCTGACAGTCATTCCCCCGACTCAAATGGTAGCCCAACTCCAAGCCGGCAACATTGACGGGTACTGTGCGGGTGAACCTTGGAACTACCAAGCTGTGCATCAAGATGTAGGTTTTGTCGCGGCGACAGCTTTAGAAATTTGGTCAGGACAACCGAAAAAAGTGCTAGGAGTCAGAGAAGAATGGGCGCAGCAGTATCCAGACACTTATCTTTCCTTAGTTAAAGCCCTGCTGGAAGCTTGCAAATATTGTGATGATCTCCGCAACCGCGAAGAAATCCTCGAATTACTCTGTCGTCGTGAATATCTCGATACCAATCCCGCATTCGTCCGTCCTGGTTTCACCGATCCCTACGATCGCGGCGACGGTTCAGCACCCCAACAACTTACAGCCTACAACCAATTTTACCTAAATAAAACCAACTACCCCAACCGTACCGAATTGCTGTGGATGGTGACTCAACTAGCCCGTTGGGGTTTAACTCCCTTCCCGAAAAACTGGGTAGATGTGGTTGATAGAGTTTGCCGTGCAGATATATTCGGTGCAGCCGCCCGTGATCTCGGTTTACTCGACATCGGTGAAGATGATCCGATTCATTTATTTGATGGTAAAGTTTTTAATCCTTCAGAACCGATTGAATACCTCAAAAGTTTAGAAATCAAACGACAAATCCGGGTTGAAGAAATATTTATCTAA
- a CDS encoding nitrate ABC transporter ATP-binding protein (This model describes the ATP binding subunits of ATP-binding cassette (ABC) transporters for nitrate transport, or for bicarbonate transport, in bacteria and archaea.), producing the protein MQIVNNQIQKFPNQKADNFLVIEGVSKIYPTSEGPYTVLDGIDLKVREGEFVCLIGHSGCGKSTLLNMVSGFNTPSEGVVMLQNQPITEPGPDRMMVFQNYCLLPWLSVFDNVYLAVDTVFPKKPQAEKRAIAREHLAMVGLTEAADKKPSQISGGMKQRVAIARALSIRPQVLILDEPFGALDAITKEELQEELLQIWRDHQVTVLMITHDIDEALFLADRVVMMTNGPSAQIGEILDIPFSRPRNRRRIMEDPEYYNLRNHALDFLYRRFAHDENE; encoded by the coding sequence ATGCAAATCGTCAATAATCAAATTCAAAAATTTCCCAACCAAAAAGCCGATAACTTTTTAGTAATTGAAGGTGTGAGCAAAATTTACCCCACCTCTGAAGGCCCCTACACCGTCCTCGATGGAATTGACCTGAAAGTTCGTGAAGGTGAATTTGTCTGCTTAATTGGGCATTCTGGGTGTGGTAAATCAACTTTATTGAACATGGTTTCTGGGTTTAACACCCCCAGCGAAGGCGTAGTCATGCTACAAAACCAACCCATCACCGAACCAGGCCCCGATAGGATGATGGTGTTTCAAAACTACTGCTTACTACCTTGGCTGAGTGTTTTTGACAACGTTTATCTGGCGGTAGATACGGTGTTTCCCAAAAAACCCCAAGCCGAAAAACGAGCGATCGCTAGAGAACATTTAGCGATGGTAGGACTGACAGAAGCGGCTGACAAAAAACCTAGTCAAATTTCTGGGGGAATGAAACAACGAGTAGCGATCGCCCGTGCTTTATCTATCCGTCCCCAAGTACTGATTCTTGATGAACCCTTCGGCGCACTAGATGCCATCACCAAGGAAGAATTACAAGAAGAACTCCTACAAATCTGGCGCGATCATCAAGTCACCGTGCTGATGATTACCCATGACATTGATGAAGCCTTATTCCTCGCAGACAGAGTTGTGATGATGACTAACGGCCCCTCTGCCCAAATCGGTGAAATCCTTGATATTCCCTTCTCCCGCCCCCGCAATCGCCGCCGCATCATGGAAGATCCCGAATACTACAACCTCAGAAACCACGCTCTAGACTTCTTATACCGTCGATTTGCTCATGATGAAAATGAGTAG